In a genomic window of Myotis daubentonii chromosome X, mMyoDau2.1, whole genome shotgun sequence:
- the HAPSTR2 gene encoding HUWE1-associated protein modifying stress responses 2, whose protein sequence is MEEQQKDEAKVGEHWFCERGRQCKDEAEEVEDVEQLPPELQDDKDDEDDKGDEEAVGPKSKQQKLWHLFQISANSVAQLYKGSDCPQSELSMWDSFQSASMALTSLYEESRDAQQRSFNLGVQVGNQRRIKDVLDWAKKGQSTILREDLISFLCGKVPPDPPPVPPHLPPPYSPKMATESSSSLDFNLQPFQEAINLHELSGAMASISLQPGPPSSPSQAGAFSSNVASGDLQNSSTLKEDLSSGNSEDLALHLASGEIGKRTLGECDDVITNFPTRKRNRMV, encoded by the coding sequence ATGGAAGAACAGCAGAAGGACGAAGCCAAGGTAGGAGAGCACTGGTTCTGTGAGAGGGGGCGTCAGTGCAAGGACGAAGCTGAGGAGGTCGAGGACGTTGAGCAGCTGCCTCCCGAGCTGCAAGACGACAAGGACGACGAAGACGATAAGGGGGATGAGGAGGCGGTGGGGCCCAAGAGCAAGCAGCAGAAGCTGTGGCACCTCTTCCAAATCTCCGCCAACTCCGTGGCCCAGCTCTACAAGGGTTCAGACTGCCCACAGTCAGAACTTTCCATGTGGGACTCCTTCCAGAGTGCATCCATGGCTCTGACCAGCCTCTACGAAGAGAGCAGGGATGCCCAGCAACGAAGTTTCAACCTGGGCGTCCAGGTTGGCAACCAGCGCCGCATCAAAGATGTGCTAGATTGGGCAAAGAAGGGCCAAAGCACTATTCTCCGCGAAGACCTGATTAGTTTCCTGTGTGGCAAAGTGCCCCCTGATCCTCCACCAGTGCCCCCCCACCTTCCACCACCGTATAGCCCCAAGATGGCCACTGAATCCAGCTCGTCGCTGGACTTCAACTTACAGCCCTTCCAAGAGGCCATCAACCTGCATGAACTCAGTGGCGCCATGGCGAGCATTAGCTTGCAGCCTGGTCCACCCAGCTCCCCGTCTCAAGCTGGTGCCTTTTCGAGCAATGTCGCTAGCGGTGATCTCCAAAACAGTAGCACCCTCAAGGAAGACTTGAGCTCCGGCAATTCAGAGGATCTGGCCCTCCACCTGGCCAGCGGGGAGATCGGCAAACGCACCTTGGGTGAGTGCGATGATGTCATCACAAATTTCCCCACCCGCAAGCGCAACCGAATGGTTTAA